Genomic segment of Vicinamibacteria bacterium:
GCGGTGTGCACGACACTGCGCGCGCCAAAGCCGGCCAGCCCCCGCAGCACGGTTGCGCCCGCGAACGCCTCCTTGCGTAGCCGCTCGACGAGCGCGTCCGCCAAGGGCCGCCCCTTCCAACGGTCGCTCTCCCCGATGAAGATGCGGACCATCCACTGATCGCCTTCGAGGACACGCAAGATCAGCTCCCCACGAGCCAGCGCCCCGCGGCCAGGCCCAGCGCCCCCGCCAGAAGGCACAGCAGGAGGGTGGCCGCCACATTGAGTCCCGCCAGCCAGTAGGCCCCTTCGCGCAGGAACTCGATTGTCTCGTAGTTGAATGTCGAATACGTCGTGAAGCCGCCCACGACCCCGGTGGCCAGGGTCAGCCGAAGCCCCGGCGACATGAGGTTAGTGGTGAGACCGACGTGCATGATTGCCCCCAGAAGGAAGGAGCCCACGACGTTCACGGTCAGGGTCGCGTAGGGGAAGGTGGTACCGAGGATCCGGGGGGCTCCTATCGCGACCAGATATCGTGCCCCCGTTCCGAGGGCGCCCCCGAAGCAGACTAGAAGGAAACGGTCCATGGCGGAGCCCCGATCCAAGGTGTCCCCGATCGGCAAGGCCCTTTCCAATGGAGGCAAGCCAGCGACGGCCCTTCAACTTCCATGAGCACAGGGCTGATTCTATCGTGGCGCGGCGGGAAGCGCCCTTTCTGTCTGTAGGTCGAGCGGGGAACGCGGTCTTGGTCGTCCGGTTGGCTCGGCCGCGGGGTCCAAGATCGGCCAGGCCATGAATGGCCACCCGTCCTGGATGGCCAGGCCCGGCTTCCCTAAAGATGGCGCAAGGGGTCTCCCCTCTCCTCGGCGGTGGGCGGTTGCACGGCCCGACGCAAGAACTCACGGGCCAGGTGACGACCCGCGAGGCCGAAGGACAGGGCCAGGGCCAGGACGACGCCCCCGAAGAGGATGGTGAATGAAACGAGGATGATCTGCCGGCCCATGCTCAGGTGCTCCAGAGCCATGGCCACGAAGAGGATCATCACCGCCGTGTGCACGCCGGCCGCCAAGAGCCGGGCCGAGGGGAGCCCGGCGTTGACGGCGGCGATGAGAACGGTCCGCCTGAGAAATGCGCTGATCAAGGAGCCCAGGAGGACGAGACCCACGCCGATGAGAAGCTGGGGGAGGTAGTTGAAGGCCCGCGAGACGAGGTCGTTGGCAAACTGGAGGTTCAGGGTACCGATGCCGAGGAGCACGGACAGGGCGAAGACCGCCCAGGCGCCGGCGGCGGCGACCGCCTGCGAGGGGGACTGGGTGACCCCGCCCTTCTGCAGCACGACGCTGAGGCCCAACCGCGCGGCAAAGCGGTCGAACCCCAGCCGCGGCAGCAGCCGGCGCAAAAGGGTCCGGAGGGCGGCCGCGGCCAGGGCTCCCAGGGAGAGGATGAGGAGCATGGCCAGCAGGTCGGGGCCCACCGCCTCCAGCCGCTGGCCGAAGCTGCTCAATGTCCTGCCGATCACATGGTTCAGGAAGTCCCACATGTCACACCTCCTGCGCCATCCAGCGCTCGCGCAGACCGCCCTTCTGCCGAAGGAACTCGTCCGCGAGGTCGCGGACGACCGCCTCCACGTCCCCCGCCCCGTTGTCCTCGGTGCGGAGGACGAAGGAAGCCGTCCGCCCGAGGTAGAGCGGCACCAAGGAACGAAGGAGCTGGTCACCGGGCAGCACCCGGCGCTGGTACGCGAGGGCGAAGTCGTAGATGACCCGCACCCAGAGCGGGTCCGGGAAGTGGAAACCGTTGGTCGGTCGCTCCAGGGTCATGACCTCGTGGCGGGTCTCCGGGAGCAGGACTCCCTCCCAGACCTCGGAGAGGGCCTGGACCCCTTGCCGGAAGATGGTGAGCATCCGCTCGACGTTGACGGGGACCGGTTCCAGGCCGACGCCGTGGGGAAAGCCGAACAAGGGAACCTCCTCCGCGCCCAGGACGTCCCGCCAGCGTTCGTGATAGGTGCGCATCAGATCGAAGACCGACGACACGACTTGGAGCAGCATCTCCGCCAGATCCGTGCCGGGGTCCTTGGCGTCGTGGATCTTGGCCCCCAGGAAGGACTGGCAGACCCTAAACCCGTCCGCGAGAGCGGTGGTCGTCATCCAGATGTCGATGCCGAAGCGCGCGACGTTCGACTCCCACACCGGTTTCGTGAGGTAGTGGGAGGCGAGGGCGCCCGAAAAGCCGAAGTCACCCCCGATGGGCTGGCGGACGTCTCGGCCGTAGAGCGCCCGGGTCAGGGGATAGACGATGGAGTTGGTGATCGTCCCGTCGTGCTTGTGCCGCACATAGAGGGGGGCGACGAAGTCGAACCCGAGCTGCCGCACGGGACCCAGGAGAAGGTGGACCCATTCGGGGGTAATGCTCCGTAGGTCGGCGTCGAAGACCACACAGGCCTTGGCCCCCAGGCGCTCGGCGATGGCGAAGATGGTGCGGAAGGCGCTGCCCTTCCCCGGCATCCCGTGGTAAGGGGTGACGATCTTCTGCACGGGCGTGAGGGGGTGCTGCACAAGGATGGCTCCGGGGTTCGAGAAGTCCGCCGCGGCCACCGCCTCGGGGGTGCCGTCGCCGGACCCCCCGTCCGAGTTCACGATGACCGCCCGCTGGTCCGGGAAGTACTTGGCGAGCCCCGCCGCCGCCGCTCGAACCACGTGGCCGATGGTGCGGGCGTTGTTGAAGCTCGGGATCCCCACCAACACGTCGACCTCGCTGATCTCCTGGAGGCGAGCCTCGACCCCCGGGGGGAGGGGCAGGGGGTCGCTCAGCATTCCCGCGGTTGCTCACCAGGTGCCGGGGCGGGGCGGAGCCGCCGGCCGCGGAGCACCGCCATCACGGCGGCATTCCAGCCCGCGGGGCCCGGGACCGGTGCCCGCTCCGCCCGCGGCAGGCGCGCGGCGAGCACGTTGTCGATCGTCCCCGAGGGTCGGGGGATGACGATGGGCCGATCGACGCGCTCGAGCATGGCCAGGTCGTTTCCGGAGTCGCCCACCCCCACCGTCCGATAGCGCCTCCCCTCCGCCGCGAGGAGGTCGATGAGGAGGCCGAGGGCCGCCCCCTTGTCGGTGGGCCCCGTCAGATGATGGAAACGGCCGCCCTGAACCACGGTCAGCCCCCGCCGGAGCGCGGCCCGGCTGACGCGCTCCGCGTCCGCAGGATCGGCCAGAAAGGGCTCGTCCCACTCCCGCAGCCGGGCCCGAAGGGCGGCGGGGCGGGAGAGGCCCGTGATCTGCTCGATGTCGCGGGGGGCCAGAGTCGAGAAGGCCCGGATGCGCGCCCCCACTTCGGCGACGATTTCGCTCAGGACGGTCATCAGCTTCCGTCGGGGGACACCGAGGACGACGAGGTCGTAGCCGCCGCGCCGCCTCGAACCGGGAACGCGGCCGGAGAGGAGGCCGCGAGGCACGAGGAGGGCTCCCCCGTTCTCCACGATTAAGGGGAGGGGAAGGATGCCCAGACCCCGGGCCAGGTGCACGACCTCGGCTCGGGTCTTGCTGCTGGCGAGCACCAGGAGCAGCCCCTGCTCGGACAGGGCGGAGACGATGGTGAGGGCGGGGAGGGCCGCCTCGTGGGCGTAGGTATCCTCGTCAAGGAGACTCCCGTCGAGGTCGGTGGCGATCAGCAGTGGCTTCGTCAGAGCTAGCGCTTTCTCCCCGTCGAGACCAATTCGCCGTTCCGGACCGGGACATCGGCGGGCCCACGTCCCGCCGCCGCGACCAGGCGGGCGCCCGCGTCGGCCACCCCCGCCCACACCCGGGCCCAATTGGGGACGAGGGGCGCCCCGAGAGGGTCGGCCAGAAACTCGTCGATCGAGGTTCTTAGGGCAGCGAGGAAGGTCTGGACGTTCTTCTCCTCCTCGTGGCGATCGAACTCGAGCCCGTTCGTAGTGGCCACGGCGTAGCTGTCGGCCACCGCGTCTTCAGCCTCCCTCTGGTAGGCGGCGAGGAGGCTGCGGAGCAGGCCATCGGGCAGGTTGACGCCCTCCGCGGCGAGGGTGCGGAGGAGGTGCTTGATGACGTCCTTCGCCATCCGGTGGAGTCCGCCGCCGGAGTCCTCGGCGGAGAGCTCCTGGTGCTTGTGGTCATAGCGCTCCGCGAGCTCCACCTGGCAGATCCGACCCGGATCCCGGTGGCGCAGGGCCTCGAACAGGGTCACGATCTCGAGGCCCCAGTCGCAGGGTAGGCGCATGCGCTCTGCGAGGTCGCACTTCACCGCAAACTCCCCCGCCAGCGCATAGCGAAAGGCGGAGAGGTAGCCAATGTAGGGGTCGTGGCCGATGAGCCGGGTGATGGCGGCCAGAAGCGGGGTCAGAAGCAGGCGCGTGACGCGGCCGTGCAGCCGATTCGAGACCCGGGCGTAGTAGCCCTTAACGAAGTCAAAGTCGACGGTGGGGTCCACGGAGGGCAACACGAGGCGGGCCAGCATCTCGCGGCTGTAGTTCAGGACGTCGGCGTCGTGGAAAGCGATGTACTCCACCCGTTCCTCGGCCAGGAGGTAGCCGATGGCCAGCCAGCAGGCCCGCCCCTTGCCCGGTTCCCCGATGTAGAGGCCCGCAGAGGCGAGGTGGGACAGCAGCTCCCTCACGGCCGGCGACTCATTCCAGAGGATGACCTTGCGCCCGGGGTAGGGGGCGAAGAACTCGTCCGCCCGCACGTAGTCGTCGGCCGTAGCGTGGTTGAGGGAGACGACGAGGGTGTCGAGATAGGGTACTTGGGCGAGCTCGTCCAGGATTCCGGCCAGGGCGGGCCGGTCCATCTCCGCCGGGATCATAGGGATGACGAGGGCCACCGGAAAGCGGGACGTCCAGGCCAGGATGCGGTCTTCGAGCTCCGCCACCGGGCGCGCGACCAGGCGGGGCAGGGCAGTGACGGGACCACTCTGATGAACGTCGCTCATGGGACCTCCCTTTCCACAGCGCGTGCGGCCCTCCTCCCACGCGCCGCGGGCGCACGGAGAAGGACCAACTCAGACTCGAATCCAAGGTGTCCTCGTCGTGGGGGAGGGGGCGAGAGACGCCGCCCGGAGGCCTAAAGGCCTGCCTACACAGCCATTATGATCCAGGGGCGGGGAGACCGAAGTGACGGCTGTCACAACACCCGGCGTCTGTCACTCCCCCTGTCGCCGCACCACCATCAGGGTGACGTCGTCATCCCACGGTTGCCCCCCGCCGTGGGCGAGCGTGGCTTCGAGGATCCGGTCCGCGAGGTCACCGGCCGGGGTCTCGTAGTTCTCCTGGACCAGGGTCTTGAGGCGCTCCTCGCCGAAGAACTCGCCCCGGAGGCCCTTTCGCTCCACGAGACCGTCGGTGAGCAGCACCAGCACGTTGCCGGGGTCGAGGCGAAGGAAGCCTCGGCGGAAGGTGACGTCGGGCAGAGGGCCGATCACGGCCCCCCCCATCCTCAGCTCCTGCAGGCGATCTTTCCGCGCCAGGAGGGGAGGCTGGTGCCCGGCGTTGACGTAGGCGAGATTGCCGTTGGTTTCCAGCTCCCCATAAAAGAGGGACACGTAGCGGCTGGAGAGGTTGCTGCGGTGGATCACGCGGTTCAGCTTGGAGAAGACGTACTCCATGCGGAGGTGCTTCTCGAGGCCCATCCTCAGGCCCGTGACCACGTCGCGGACGAGGAGGGCGGCGGGGAGGCCATGACCGGCGGCATCCCCGACCGCGAAGCCCACGAGGTCGTGGGAGACGTGAACGAAGTCGCAGAAATCCCCGCTGACCAGCTCCGCCGGAAGCGAGCGACAGGCGATCTCGAAGCCGGGAAGGACGGGCGGCTCCTCGCGAAGGAGGCTCTCCTGCACTTCGGCCGCCTCGCGGAGGTTGCTCTGGACCCGCTCCTCAAGGAGCCGGAGGCCCAGGCCGGCCCGGAGGACGTTGAGGGCGAAGTCCACATGGTCGCGGACCCATCCTTCCTCCAGCAGGAAGAACAGGGCGTGTCGGTGCGGCCGGCGGCCGACGACGACTCCCGCCGCGGGCTGGCAGGGCAGGAGCCGGCATGTCCAGGGGGACGCCGGTT
This window contains:
- the crcB gene encoding fluoride efflux transporter CrcB — translated: MPIGDTLDRGSAMDRFLLVCFGGALGTGARYLVAIGAPRILGTTFPYATLTVNVVGSFLLGAIMHVGLTTNLMSPGLRLTLATGVVGGFTTYSTFNYETIEFLREGAYWLAGLNVAATLLLCLLAGALGLAAGRWLVGS
- a CDS encoding glycosyl transferase → MSDVHQSGPVTALPRLVARPVAELEDRILAWTSRFPVALVIPMIPAEMDRPALAGILDELAQVPYLDTLVVSLNHATADDYVRADEFFAPYPGRKVILWNESPAVRELLSHLASAGLYIGEPGKGRACWLAIGYLLAEERVEYIAFHDADVLNYSREMLARLVLPSVDPTVDFDFVKGYYARVSNRLHGRVTRLLLTPLLAAITRLIGHDPYIGYLSAFRYALAGEFAVKCDLAERMRLPCDWGLEIVTLFEALRHRDPGRICQVELAERYDHKHQELSAEDSGGGLHRMAKDVIKHLLRTLAAEGVNLPDGLLRSLLAAYQREAEDAVADSYAVATTNGLEFDRHEEEKNVQTFLAALRTSIDEFLADPLGAPLVPNWARVWAGVADAGARLVAAAGRGPADVPVRNGELVSTGRKR
- a CDS encoding PP2C family protein-serine/threonine phosphatase, producing the protein MSPGAIASMNDDLISEPATLGPQGLRGLFNRLQDQQPEGGRLEAFVEEVFAELSRELHLAAVLVYAERRDSFELRIGYGGYPAPVDPVPKDCPCLRLVLQHRVYIFADPLEPASPWTCRLLPCQPAAGVVVGRRPHRHALFFLLEEGWVRDHVDFALNVLRAGLGLRLLEERVQSNLREAAEVQESLLREEPPVLPGFEIACRSLPAELVSGDFCDFVHVSHDLVGFAVGDAAGHGLPAALLVRDVVTGLRMGLEKHLRMEYVFSKLNRVIHRSNLSSRYVSLFYGELETNGNLAYVNAGHQPPLLARKDRLQELRMGGAVIGPLPDVTFRRGFLRLDPGNVLVLLTDGLVERKGLRGEFFGEERLKTLVQENYETPAGDLADRILEATLAHGGGQPWDDDVTLMVVRRQGE
- a CDS encoding glycosyl transferase family 2, with translation MLSDPLPLPPGVEARLQEISEVDVLVGIPSFNNARTIGHVVRAAAAGLAKYFPDQRAVIVNSDGGSGDGTPEAVAAADFSNPGAILVQHPLTPVQKIVTPYHGMPGKGSAFRTIFAIAERLGAKACVVFDADLRSITPEWVHLLLGPVRQLGFDFVAPLYVRHKHDGTITNSIVYPLTRALYGRDVRQPIGGDFGFSGALASHYLTKPVWESNVARFGIDIWMTTTALADGFRVCQSFLGAKIHDAKDPGTDLAEMLLQVVSSVFDLMRTYHERWRDVLGAEEVPLFGFPHGVGLEPVPVNVERMLTIFRQGVQALSEVWEGVLLPETRHEVMTLERPTNGFHFPDPLWVRVIYDFALAYQRRVLPGDQLLRSLVPLYLGRTASFVLRTEDNGAGDVEAVVRDLADEFLRQKGGLRERWMAQEV
- a CDS encoding HAD hydrolase family protein; this translates as MGGGGRRGRPPGRGGGTWARRCPGPERRIGLDGEKALALTKPLLIATDLDGSLLDEDTYAHEAALPALTIVSALSEQGLLLVLASSKTRAEVVHLARGLGILPLPLIVENGGALLVPRGLLSGRVPGSRRRGGYDLVVLGVPRRKLMTVLSEIVAEVGARIRAFSTLAPRDIEQITGLSRPAALRARLREWDEPFLADPADAERVSRAALRRGLTVVQGGRFHHLTGPTDKGAALGLLIDLLAAEGRRYRTVGVGDSGNDLAMLERVDRPIVIPRPSGTIDNVLAARLPRAERAPVPGPAGWNAAVMAVLRGRRLRPAPAPGEQPREC